The genomic DNA CAGTCGTCCAACTCCACGTCAGTGTCCGATCTCGTTTCGGTCAAGTCGGTTGTACGCCATGGATACACGCGGACAGTCGGTTGATACCATCCAAACGATCGGGCGGTCACAATCGACTGCCATGGCGATGGAACGTCGCCGCTGTCAGCCGGTCGCGAAGTCGCTCCGTACCTACTTTGCAGCCGGTGCGAAACGTGGCTGTGCTTAAGAGTATCTATATTGGTGTACAACCTGGTGTGTCAATCGTGAGTTCGACCCGTCGTTTGAACGTACAGCGGTCGCCGCTACGCCGAGGCTTCGGTGACATCGGCCACCGGGGACAGGAGACAGCGAGTGCGAATGGGGATGCTACAGGTAGGTGGTTCAAATAATGTCCTCCATCGATCAGTCGCTGCCCGATGAAATAACGTCGGTCGCCGCAGACGAGGACGAACGACTCTCGAAGGACGTTATTTTCGAACTCTTAAAGAATCGACGTCGTCGTGAAGTGCTCGCATACTTGCTCGAAGCCGACGAAACGGTCACACTCGGTGAACTTGCAGAACAGATCGCTGCCTGGGAGAACGACACCAGCGTAAACGCGCTCAACTCCGACCAGCGCAAGCGGGTATACGTCGCCCTCTATCAGACCCATCTCCCGAAGATGGACGACGCCGGAATCGTCGAGTACGATCAAGACCGTGGGCTCATTTCGCTTGCGGACAACGCCGACCTGTTGATGATGTACCTCGATACGGATTCCCATCGCCAGGATCGGTGGGACCGATGGTATGCTGGACTCAGTGTGACTGGTGCCACCCTGCTGGGCGCAGCACTCCTCGGGGTGCCGCTGCTGTCGGCCATCCCGATACTCGCCATCTCGGGTGTCGTCATCGCTGCCTTCCTTTGTCTCTCCGCCGCACACGTCGTTCAAAACCGTCATCAGGAACGCAACGTCGACGGGAAACTCTCGCGTATCGACTGAGTGTTCGTTTCGTACCGTGGTGCCGTTTTCTAGCGCATCATTGTTTGTCAGTCATAATCTACCAGATATCGGTTTTATATATGGGTGGATGACGGAATCGGACCGCTGTACTGTGGCGGCTTCCCGCTGCCCGCCAAGAAGACTTTTTACCACTCGACTTCGTATATTCGGACGGCTCCCGACGACCGTCATCCAGTACCGGAACAGTCGCGTGCCAGCAGCTGTTCTCGGCGCGGGGGCCTTCTAATGCGAACCGATCGTCGACTCGAGCGAGTTTGTCTCGAGTGACAGCGATGCCAAGTCGGTGAACACCCCTGTCGCTGCTCGACGAGACTGGATTCTGTAGCCAGCAACTGACACTCGTAAACGCCGACATTACAATGGTGTCCACTCACACGGGTACTGCTATGGTCGGTCTCACTGGGCGAACACCTGCGACAGACGAGCAGTCGTTCGCCACCTCGCTCGAGCCACTCGTTCACACCGATCGGTACGAAGCCGACGTCGTCTTCGAATCAGCGTCGCGCTCGATCGGGACGACGGCGTATCCCGAATATCCGATCCGGATCGTCGAGAACGACGACCGGTGGGTCTGTCTCGAGGGCCGTATCTATGATCGCGACGATGAGACACTCGAGCGCGAACTGCTGACGGTCGCCGCACACGTTCTCTCGGCTGACGGCGACGACGAGTTCCTGACCGAGTGGCTTCTCGAGACCGACGGGGAGTTCCTGCTCGTTGCCGCCGACAAGGAGAGCGATCGGTTCGGGCTGCTCAACGACCCGCTCGGTCGCCTGCCGACGTACTACTTCCACGACGGGGAGACGGTGCTGTTCTCGCGTGAGCTGCGATATCTGATCAACGAAGCGCCGATCGAAGGGTTCGATCCGATGGGGGTCGCCCAGTGTCTGCTCTTTGGCTATTCGCTTGGTGACCGGATGCTCGTCCACGGTGCGAACCGACTGCGTCCGGGGACGAAACTCACTGTCGATCCGGAGCGTGGTGCGGTCACGGAGACGGCGTTACACCGATTCGACTTCGGGGAGCCGGCCTTTGCCGATCGAAGTCGAACACGAAACGCCGCCGAACTCGTCGACCGGTTCAGACAGGCCTGTCGCCAGCGGTCGGGGGATGGCACTCGCGACGTGATCTCGTTGAGTGGCGGACTCGACTCCCGATCCGTGCTGGCCGGCTACCACGCCGAGGGGATTCCGATGACGGCAGCAACGATGGCGTCCGACGACTTCGTGCCACCGTCCGACGTCGAAATCGCCCGGCAGTTAGCCGACGAGTTCGACGTCGACTGGCGTCAGTACGAGGTCGGTCCGCCGGACGGCTCGGATCTGGATCGAATCATCAAGACGAAAAACGGACAGATCGGCCTCCTGACTTCGTTTATTCTCGAGTTCTTCCGGCAACTCCGGGAGGAGTACGACGCCGGCCTCACCTACGTCACCGGCGACGGCGGGGATAAAGCCCTCCCGGATCTCACCCCCGCGAAGCCGATTTCGGACGACTCGGAGCTGGTCGACTATATTATCTCGGAGAACTCGTTTCTCTCGCTCGAACAAGTGGCTAGGATCACGGGGCTGTCAGCCGAGTCGATTCGACGGAGCGTCCGCGACCGCCTTCGCATGTATCCCGAGACGGATCCGGCATCGAAGTACGTCCACTTCCTCGTCTACGAGCGGGGCGTCAACTTCCTGTTCGAGGGCGAGGACCGCAATCGGTTCTTCTTCTGGAGTACGACCCCGTTTTACTCGATCGAGTTCTTCCGGTATGCGATGAACTGCCCGACCGACCAGAAGGCTCGCTACAACCTGTATCGGTCGTTCCTCGAGGAACTCGAACCTGCAGCCGCAGACCTGACACACCCGGATTACGGCGTGCCCGTCTCGTCGACCCGCCACGAAGTTGCGGCGTTCGCAGACGAGTTGCTCTCGCGGTATCCACGGCTGTTCGATGCAGTGCGACCGATCGTCAAATCGATCAACAGCCTCGACACGGACTCGCAGCTACAACCGGATACGGTCGACTGTATTCGCACGCAGATCAAACAGTGCGAGGCTGTCGACGACGTCCTCGTAACCGACGAACTCCGTCGCTTCCTCGATTCGTACACCGATCACGACCGGACGTCCGTGTACCGTCTCTTCGCGATTACGTCCGTCATCGACGACATCCACTCCTCACAGAGCGTACTCGAGTCGCGGTGCGATGCTGTCTTCAGCTGACCGCTTAGCCGAGCTGCTGTCACGGTGTCCAGAGCGGTCTACAGGACGGTCGCGGCCCCGCCGACACCCACTGACAGGCGTCCGTCGCAGTTCGTCGCCGATCTGCCCTCCACCCCTCGTCGGCGTGATGACGAGCTGGCCGACTGCTGGCTCAGAGAGCAGAACAGAACCACGTTCCTACAGCAGTCGGGACTCTCGAGGAATCGCAGCTACCCCACTTCGTCGGCTGGAGAACACACGAGCAAGCCGACTCGTTCGATGACGGGCGTGAAAAACGGAGTCGAGTCCGATCAGTTACTTCGGGCGTTGTATTCGATGTCGACGTTCGCGTTTCCGCTGAGTCGGAAGTCATCGATGTCGCCGTCGAACCAGTAGGCATCGAGTCCATTGTCGACCTTCCCACTGACAGAGCGACCGTCGATTTCGTCGCCAGGATTGATCGATGCGTCGCGATAACTCGAGGTGAGCACCTCGCCGTCGACGCTGAACGCATACGTGGTCCTGCCGTCGGTCTCGGTCCCGTCGATCACGATGGCGTGGGGGAGCAGTTCCTGCTCGCTGTACTGTTCGGGATCGATCCGCTGGTCGTCGACATACACGTGTGCTGAACCACCGAGGAACGTGATGTCGGTGAGCGTCCCGGAGAACCGGAACCGCTGGGCATCCCGTTCGATCGACCCTTCGACCGTATTTCCGGACGATACCGTGGCGTGCTCTTCAGAATTGTCGCCCGCGATCGTCTCGATCGTCCCGTCGACGGTGAGCTCGTAGTTCGCGGTCGTCCCGTTTCCGACCAGCGTCAGCACGTGTGGCTTTTCCTGGCCGTAGTCAGCGGGATCGACCTGCTCGCCGTTGACGAACACCCGCGCGTTGCCGTCGACGGTGAGTTCCTCGAGGTCGCCCGCAAAGCGGAAGCTATCGCGCCAGCCGGCGACGCTGCCCGTGATGTGGCCGCTCTCAATGGTGTCCCCGTCGTCCATCGTGGCTCCCTTGACCGTCGCTTTCTCGACAGCCCCGGAGACCGTAAACTCGTAGCGCGTGCCGCCCGACGTGCCAACGCCGTCGACCAGCAGCGTGTTCTCGAGGGTGTCTGTGCTCTCGTCGGCGCTCGAGGAGCCACTTGAGGGCGTACTGCCGCCGCTGGCAGCCGCTTCGGGGCTCTCGGGACAGCTATCCGGGACGAAGTGCTCGGGGCCGCTGTGGGTCCCCGTGCCGTCGTCGGTGTACACGTGGTCCATATCGATGGACGGGGAATTGTGTGTGACGATGCCGCCGCCAGCGCCGTTGGTCACGACGTGGGTGTTTTCGATCGTGGCACTGTCACCGTAGTTGCCCGACCAGACCCAGATTCCGCGGTTCGCGGCTCGCGTGCCACTCTTGTAGACGACCGAGTCGGAGATCTTACAGCCGTTGTCACCGATGCGGAACGCCGTGTGGTGGTTGTCGTAGGCATAACAGCTGTCGATGTGGATCGTCCCACCGTTGCCGTTGTACGCGGGCGCGGACCCGTAGATCCCGTTACACCCAGCATGACCGAAATGCACGTTCTTGACATCGAGGTGGCCACTGTGGTCGGGGTCGACCCACATCATCAGCGGGCGCTCGTTCGACGGTCGGTCGGGGTTGCCACGTCCCCAGAAGATGTTCTCGAGCGTGGAGGTGCCGTCGCCGGTGTCGGCGATTCCGAAGACAGTCCCGCTGTTCGGTGCCGTGCCCGTCGCGCCGAGCGTTCCGCGGAACCCGATGTTTCGAACGGTCCAGTTCGTTCCCTTGGCGATAATCGTGATCGTGTTCCCGCTTCCGAGGTCGATGAGCTTGTTCTCCCAGGTCTGGCCGGAATCGATGGTGATCGTCTGGCCACGCGCCTCGATGACCTCGTAGTCACCCTCGGCTGCGTGTGCCGCGCTCGTGCCAACGGTCGCCGCGGCAGCCGTCGCGCCGGCTAGCTTCAGGTACGACCGTCGATCCATCAGACTGGCGCCGTTCCGTTCGTCGTTACTCGCTGTCTGTGCGGCGGGACCCGTAGTGTCCCGTCCCGGTTCGTCGCGTGCCATGCGATCTGAGAGGGGACACTACCGAACTATAAACTTTCCCACCTCAGCATCAATAGAACTTCGTGATTTTAATAGAATCTGTACCAGAATATACTGCAATTACCGGTTCTATTCTTGATTTCTTATACGACAAATCGAGAGGCGGCAGCGAGACTCCGAATATGCTCCACGCCGGTCGACAGTATAAAAAGAGCATATCGATATCGCCACTATCTCCACTCGAGGAACGAACGCAAACGCCAGAATCGAGACCTGACGGTTCGACTGTCAAATAAGGCCGCTGATACGGACGCCTGTCAGTGGGTGCCGGTGGGGCCGCGACCGCCCTGCGGATTCGCCGGGATACCGCGACAGCAGCTATCTGAGAAACACAGCGGACAGTGTACTGGTCGTTCGTGAGACCGAGGGCGCCATCGTAGATGGCGCGACAACACCGACAGGAGCAGCTACCAGCCCTAAACGAAGCCGCTGATTCCTGCGGCGACACCCGTCTCCACGGCTCGATAGATGATCTTCGTCGTGCTCGAGTCTCGCCACTCGAGCGGGCAGCGACGGGAAAGCGGGAAATCAAACGCAGTTACTGATCGCGCGCGTTGTACTGGACGTCGACGTTCGCATCGCCACACAGCCGGAAGTCGGTGATATCGCCGTCGAACCAGTAGGCGTCGATCCAGTTGTAGACAGCGCCGCGAACGGTCGCCTCGTCGATCACGTCGCCGTCGTCCATCGAGGCGTCCCGATACGTCGATTTGACGACCGTGCCGTCGACATCGAACGAGTACGTACTCGGCCCGTCGGTATCAGTTCCGTCGATCACGATGGCGTGGGGAAGCAGTTCCTGGTCGCCGTACTCACTCGGATCGATCTGCTCGCCGTCGAGCGTGACGGCAGCTTCGCCGTCGATGAACGTAATGTCCGTCAGTGTCCCCGAGAACCGGAAGATCTGAGTTTCGTCGGTGAGCGAACTCTGGACGGTCGTCCCCGAGATCGTCGTCGCCTCCGCTACCGGCTCGTCGGTCGATGCGAGCTCGATCGCCCCATCAACCGTGAGTTCGTAGCTCGTCGGCGTCCCACGGCCCGTCACCTCGAGGACGTGGGGGAGCTCTTGGCCGTAGTCGGCGGGGTCGACTTCCTCGCCGTTGACGAGCACCGAGCCGGGGCCGTCGACGGTGAGTTCCTCGAGGTCGCCCGCAAAGCGGAACGCGTCTTTCCAGTCGGCAACGCTGCCCTGGACGGTCGAGCCGTCGATGGAGTCTCCATCGTCGATCGACGCGCCCTTGGCGTTGGAGTGTTCGACCTCGCCGCTGGCGGTGAACTCATATCGGGTCGCATCCGATGGACTGCCGTCGACGAGGAGGAGATTCGGCAGGTCCGGCTCGTCGCTCGAATCCGTGTTACTGGAACTGCTCGAGCCGGTGCTTCCCGATCCCGATGCAGCCTCCTCGGGCGAGGTCGGGACGCCGTCGGGGACCGAGAGGTCGGGGTTTCGAGAGACGTCGCTGCCGACCGAGACCGTCGAACCGCTCGCACGCTGGATCCGACCGCGATAGCCGCCGCTCTGGAAGTCGACGCTGCCGGGCGAGCCGTTCGCACCGGCCACGAGCGCGTACGGGTAGGGGCCGTCGGCGAAGTGCGAGTCGCGGATCGTCACGGTGCCACCGTTCCAGACCCAGACGGGGCGACCGTTGGTTTCGGTGTAGCCACCGTAGCCGCGTCCGTAGTCGGTGGTGTCGTTGTAGGCGACGCAGTTGACGATCTCGTCGTCCTCGCTGCCACACCGGAAGGTGGTGACGCCGTTGTTCTTGCCGAAACAGCTCTCGAAGCGAACGCTGCCGCCGACGGGCGTATTGGAACAGTAGAAGCCGTTGTTTGGGAATCCCTGTACGTTGCAGTGACGGAACGTGAGGTCCGCCTGACTGCCTTTGTGCATGAAGACGGCACCGGGGCCGTGTACGAAATCAGCACCTTCCTTCGTCGCGCCGTCACCGAGATAGATGTTCTCAAAGAGAATGTCGCCCTGTCCAGCGTCGATCGAGATGACGAACGAGGCACCCCGGTAGAGTCCTTTGAAGCCGATGTTCCGAATCACCGAGTTCGCGCCCTCGACGTAGATCAGGAAACTCTCACCGGTGGTGAAGTCGATCAGTTTGTTCTCGAAGGTGTCGCCTCGGCCAACCCGGATCGTCTGGCCACGGGCTTCGATGACCTCGTAGTCGTCAGCCGCAGCACTCGCAGTTCCTGTCAGCGTCGCCGCGGCGGTCGTCGCGCCGGCAAGCTTCAGATACGATCGTCGGTGCAGTAATCCGTCGTTACCACTGTCGTCGATCGTCTCGCCGTCACGAGAGAAAGACGACTCGTCATCCAGTTCCGAAAGGTCGCGTGCCATGCAATCGGGTAATTCGACACTACCGCAATAAACTTTCCCAATTACAGAGCCTAAAATTTACAGACTTTATCTATTATCTGTACCAGACATAGATGTTTGAGTGGTAAATCACTTAGAATCTTATTTCTATACTATTCCGAATTCTCTGGTGGTAAGCGTATATTACCAAGCCGTGACGCCCGAAAATCAGGTCGTGTCGACTTGGGATATCGAATAATACGATATTACCACCGGATTCAACACCGCTTCCCGCTCTCGAGTCCGATGGAAACGACAGTCCGATCCCCTGTTGCAGCCGCCCCACTCGAGGATGAGTCGGTCGGCAACGAAATCGGAGAGAAACGATGATAACCGATGGACCAGCGGAATCGTTGCTACGACGAGCGCGCACGATTCCACTGGGGAGGGGGAGTCGCGTCAGCGGGGACGGATTACGGATGGCAGTACGTCAGCGGAGCCGAATTCGGGGGCTAGAGTGTCTCTCTACCGTCCGTCAAAAGGGAGCGAATCAGTTCGACGCGCCAGATGCGGCTTCTTCCGGAGAGGTCGGGACGCCGTCCGGAATGACTGCCTCGGGGCTGGTTCCGACCTTCTGACCGAGTTTGACGTTCGAGCCGGAGTGTTCGGCGATGCCCGCCTGCTTGTCGTAGTCCGACTTCTTGACGACGACCTCGGTCGGGTTGCCGTTCGCACCGGCGACGATGGCGTTGTTCTGGCCGTTCATCTCGAGCTGGCAGTTCTCGACCTCGATCGTCCCGGGGGCCCACGCCCAGATGCCGCGGCCGACGTAGCCCTCGCTAGAGTCGACGTAGACGCTGGAGTTCGTGATCTTACTGCCCTCGGTGGCCAGTCGGAAGTGCGAGACGTAACAGTTCGCGGCGAAACTGCTGTCGATGTGGATCGTCCCGCCGCCTTTGTTGCCGGGTGCCGAGCCGTAAATCGCGTTGTCCGCGAAGCCCTGGATGTTGACGTTTTTGAAGTCGATGTGGCCGGAGTGGTCGGGAGCAACCCAGAAGGCGGTCTGGCCGTGCCCGTTGGGGTTGCCGTTGCCCGTGCTCGCACCGTCACCGAGGTAGACGTTTTCGACGGTACAGGTGCCGCCAGCGGTGTCGGAGATACCGAAGGTAGCGGTCCCGGTCGCGGACTGGTTCTCGCCCTTGAATCCGATGTTTCGGATCGTCCAGTCACTGCTGTGGGCGGTGATGACGATGTCCTGGCCGGTCGTCATGTCGATGAGCTTGTTCTCCCAGGTCTGACCGGCGTCGATGGTGATCGTCTGGCCCTGGGCTTTGATGACCTCGTAGTCGTCCTTGGCCGCAGCGGAGCCGGCCCCACCGATCGCGGTCGTCGCAGTCGCCACCGCAGCGAGCGAGCGAACGTAGTTTCGGCGGGTTAATCCGGAATTACGGCCTGTCATCGGAGCGGATTCCGTTTCGGACGTACGGGGATTCTGCGCCATACAATTCCGTAACACCACCTTACACTCATAAACTTTTTCTTGCCACTATCTCGAGGATTTCCAGACAATATTTCTAACACTGAATAAATACACACAAACTACGAGTTATCTGTCTCGAAGTTACGAACGAATCAGCAGCCGATAGCCGTCAGGAAACTACAGCGTTCCTCGAGAAATACGGGAATACATCGAACAGAGACGCTGTTGCGACGGAATTCGGCGACCGGCTGTTGGACTGTTACACAGCGGTTGGCGTTGTTTCACACGGGCAGCAATGTATTTCGCGAGTCGAAAGTAGCACTTACTGGCGGTCGAATCGGCCACACGCGTCCAACAGCTGCCTGCTCGAGCGATCGTGCGAGCTGTCTGACACCAATAGCGACGATGTGGTTCGTCACGTCGGTCGGCGGCGATCCTACCTTTCAACAGCGAGAGAGTCCTGCCGTTCACGGCGGGCGTGAATCGCGTCACTCGACGACGCGAACCACCGGTTACTCCCCGACTGGAGTCTCCAAGTCGTCGGCGGCGTGGATCAACATCCCGCGCCACGTCAGACCGTGTTCGTTTTTCACGCGTTTGATGCGCTCATACTGTTCGTCGTCGGGGACTTCGATGTTAACGTAGTTCGACACAGTATCTACGAGAATCCGTATATTTATGTTAGTTATGCTCGTGCATAGAAGTAGCGATGAAGCGCACCAACGAGTTCGAAGTAGTTCCCCAGTCCGATGCGGACGAGGAGTTGCTTCGACGGCACTTGGACGCTTCAGCCGCTCTCTGGAACGAGATCAATTATCAGCGTCGAACCAACTTCGAAGACCCGGACGGCGACGTTTGGGAGATCGACGAGT from Natrinema sp. HArc-T2 includes the following:
- a CDS encoding ArsR family transcriptional regulator, with translation MSSIDQSLPDEITSVAADEDERLSKDVIFELLKNRRRREVLAYLLEADETVTLGELAEQIAAWENDTSVNALNSDQRKRVYVALYQTHLPKMDDAGIVEYDQDRGLISLADNADLLMMYLDTDSHRQDRWDRWYAGLSVTGATLLGAALLGVPLLSAIPILAISGVVIAAFLCLSAAHVVQNRHQERNVDGKLSRID
- a CDS encoding asparagine synthase-related protein — translated: MVGLTGRTPATDEQSFATSLEPLVHTDRYEADVVFESASRSIGTTAYPEYPIRIVENDDRWVCLEGRIYDRDDETLERELLTVAAHVLSADGDDEFLTEWLLETDGEFLLVAADKESDRFGLLNDPLGRLPTYYFHDGETVLFSRELRYLINEAPIEGFDPMGVAQCLLFGYSLGDRMLVHGANRLRPGTKLTVDPERGAVTETALHRFDFGEPAFADRSRTRNAAELVDRFRQACRQRSGDGTRDVISLSGGLDSRSVLAGYHAEGIPMTAATMASDDFVPPSDVEIARQLADEFDVDWRQYEVGPPDGSDLDRIIKTKNGQIGLLTSFILEFFRQLREEYDAGLTYVTGDGGDKALPDLTPAKPISDDSELVDYIISENSFLSLEQVARITGLSAESIRRSVRDRLRMYPETDPASKYVHFLVYERGVNFLFEGEDRNRFFFWSTTPFYSIEFFRYAMNCPTDQKARYNLYRSFLEELEPAAADLTHPDYGVPVSSTRHEVAAFADELLSRYPRLFDAVRPIVKSINSLDTDSQLQPDTVDCIRTQIKQCEAVDDVLVTDELRRFLDSYTDHDRTSVYRLFAITSVIDDIHSSQSVLESRCDAVFS